In the Desulfuromonadales bacterium genome, GTGGCTGATGGCGTGGTCAAGAATCTCACCGACTACGGGGCTTTTATCGACCTGGGCGGGATCGACGGTCTGTTGCACATCACCGACATGTCGTGGGGCCGCGTCAGCCATCCCTCGGACATCCTGGCCGTAGGCGACAAAATTAAGGTCAAGGTTCTCAAGTTCGACCGCGAGAAAGAGCGGGTTTCGCTTGGTCTGAAGCAGATCGCTCCTGATCCCTGGCTCGATGTTGAGCAGAAATTCCCGGTGGGTATCCGGGTTAAGGGCAAGGTTGTCAGCTTGACCGACTATGGGGCATTCGTCGAGCTCGAAGAAGGGGTCGAGGGACTCATCCACGTTTCGGAGATGAGCTGGACCAAGCGCATCAAGCACCCCAACAAGGTGCTCAATATTGGCGACGAAGTCGAGTCGGTCGTGCTGGCCCTCGATATCCCCAATCGCCGTATCTCGCTGGGTCTCAAGCAGGCAGAACCGAACCCCTGGGAAGTCATTGGCGAGAAGTTCCCCATCGGCACCATCATCGAGGGGCAGGTCAAGAACATCACCGATTTCGGCATTTTTGTCGGCGTTGACGAGGGGATTGACGGACTGGTCCACATCTCCGACCTTTCCTGGACCAAGCGCATCAAGCATCCTTCCGAACTGTACAAGAAGGGGGATATCGTCAAAGCGGTGGTGCTGAACATCGACCGGGAAAATGAGAGGTTTTCTCTCGGCATCAAGCAGTTTACTCCCGATCCCTGGCAGGCCATTCCGGTTCGTTATGCACCGGGTACCATCGTCCGTGGACAAGTTACCTCGGTAACCGATTTCGGCATCTTCCTCGAGATTGAGGAAGGAATCGAAGGACTGATTCACGTTTCGGAAATCAGCAAGGAAAAAATCGATACGCCGAAGAACTTCGCCAAGGTGGGTGATGAACTGGAAGCTGTCGTCCTGAACGTCGACACGATGGAGCGCAAGATTGCCCTCTCCATCAAGCATCTGGCCGACCGGAAAGAAAAGGCGGAGGTCGATGCCTTCCTCGGCGCCCAGAAAAACGCCACCTCCAATCTCGGGGCCCTGCTGCAGGGTGCCATGGAGAAAGCACACGGCGAAAAGGGCGAGGAATAAGCGAGCTGATCCATCTGTAGCCCCCGCAGTCTGAAGGATTGCGGGGGCTCTGTTATTTCGGGGCTCGTCCCATGACAAAAAGACCTTTTCTGATGGCCCTGCTGCTTCTCGGCGCCGTCTTTGTATTCTTCGTTGCGCTGGTCTTTGCCATCAGCAGTATCATGGGTCGTGCTGACAGCTTGCCGATCGGCAAGAAAGTCGGCGTGATCGAAGTGACTGGCGTTATTGCCGTATCGAAGGATATCATCGACCAGTTGATCGATTTTCGCGACGATGATACCGTCAAGGCCATCGTCCTGCGGGTTGACTCTCCTGGCGGCGGCGTCGGACCATCCCAGGAAATCTACGAGGAGGTCCGCAAAACGATCGATGTTAAGCCCGTCGTCGTTTCCATTGGGTCGGTTGCCGCCTCCGGGGGATATTACATCGCCGTGCCTGCCCGGCGGATTCTCGCTAATCCCGGATCGATTACCGGCAGCATCGGGGTCATTATGGAGTTCACCAATTTTCAGGAACTCCTGCAAAAGATCGGCCTGCGCAGCGACGTAGTCAAGAGCGGGGAACACAAGGACATCGGTTCGCCGATTCGTCCGATGACCGAGTCGGACCGAAAAATACTACAGACAATGATCGATGACGTCCATTCGCAGTTTATCGATGCTGTAGCCGAGGGTCGTAAAATAGACCCGGCTATCGTTCGCACTCTTGCCGACGGTCGCATTTTTACGGGGCGTCAGGCCATGGCGGCCGGGTTGGTAGATGAACTGGGCAACCTGCAGGACGCCATCGATGTGGCGGCAGAACTCGCCGGCATCGAGGGGCAGCCCAAGGTGGTCTACCCGCCCGAGGAAAAATCGGGGATTCTGGATTATCTGGTCCAGGAAACTATTAGCCAGTTGCGGCACGGCCTGCAGGGTCAGGGCTCGCCGGGCCTGCGTTATATTTGGTCGGGAATTGACTAGGAGGTCGGTATTTATGACGAAGAGC is a window encoding:
- the sppA gene encoding signal peptide peptidase SppA, whose protein sequence is MTKRPFLMALLLLGAVFVFFVALVFAISSIMGRADSLPIGKKVGVIEVTGVIAVSKDIIDQLIDFRDDDTVKAIVLRVDSPGGGVGPSQEIYEEVRKTIDVKPVVVSIGSVAASGGYYIAVPARRILANPGSITGSIGVIMEFTNFQELLQKIGLRSDVVKSGEHKDIGSPIRPMTESDRKILQTMIDDVHSQFIDAVAEGRKIDPAIVRTLADGRIFTGRQAMAAGLVDELGNLQDAIDVAAELAGIEGQPKVVYPPEEKSGILDYLVQETISQLRHGLQGQGSPGLRYIWSGID
- a CDS encoding 30S ribosomal protein S1; the protein is MVENKKKLNKEVQAGFGDEENEFGEMEQSFEALFEESLQALNVGDVVKGTIVQVNPDSVIVDVGFKSEGVIPLSEFFDEKGALIVQVGDVYDVLVERTESETGLISLSKEKADRQKIWNSLEEGAVVDGRIVSRIKGGLAVDIGVNAFLPGSQVDLRPVRNLDKLLGETFKFKIIKLNKRRGNIVLSRRVLLEDQRENLRSDTLKTLEEGQVADGVVKNLTDYGAFIDLGGIDGLLHITDMSWGRVSHPSDILAVGDKIKVKVLKFDREKERVSLGLKQIAPDPWLDVEQKFPVGIRVKGKVVSLTDYGAFVELEEGVEGLIHVSEMSWTKRIKHPNKVLNIGDEVESVVLALDIPNRRISLGLKQAEPNPWEVIGEKFPIGTIIEGQVKNITDFGIFVGVDEGIDGLVHISDLSWTKRIKHPSELYKKGDIVKAVVLNIDRENERFSLGIKQFTPDPWQAIPVRYAPGTIVRGQVTSVTDFGIFLEIEEGIEGLIHVSEISKEKIDTPKNFAKVGDELEAVVLNVDTMERKIALSIKHLADRKEKAEVDAFLGAQKNATSNLGALLQGAMEKAHGEKGEE